Proteins from one Mycobacterium sp. EPa45 genomic window:
- a CDS encoding cytochrome bc complex cytochrome b subunit, translating to MKSLSTLVASQGDAIDSRYHPSAAVRRQLNKVFPTHWSFLLGEIALYSFIVLLLTGVYLTLFFDPSMTEVTYNGAYQPLRGIQMSKAYASTLDITFEVRGGLFVRQIHHWAALLFAAAIMVHLARIFFTGAFRRPREANWVIGSLLLILAMFEGFFGYSLPDDLLSGTGIRAALSSITLGIPVIGTWLHWALFGGDFPGEVLIPRLYAIHILIFPGIMLALIGLHLALVWFQKHTQFPGPGRTEKNVVGVRVMPVFAVKSGAFFAMTVGILGLMGGLLQINPIWQIGPYKPAQVSAGSQPDFYLMWTDGLIRLWPAWEIYVGHHTIPAAVAVAVLMGVIFLVLIAYPWIEKRFTGDDAHHNLLQRPRDAPVRTGIGAMAIAFYIVLTYSAMNDIIAYTFHISLNATTWIGRIGMVVLPPLVFFITYRWAVALQRSDREVLEHGVETGILKRLPHGAYVELHQPLGPVGADGHPIALEYQGAPVPKRMNKLGFGGAPGSGSFLTADPADEDAALTEAAHAAEQRARTALKERQALDGSVHGR from the coding sequence ATGAAATCACTGTCCACGCTGGTCGCATCCCAAGGGGATGCAATCGACTCTCGCTATCACCCGTCGGCCGCGGTCCGGCGCCAGCTGAACAAAGTCTTCCCCACACATTGGTCGTTCCTGCTGGGCGAGATCGCGTTGTACAGCTTCATCGTCCTGCTGTTGACGGGCGTATATCTGACGTTGTTCTTCGACCCGTCGATGACCGAGGTCACGTATAACGGCGCGTACCAGCCGCTGCGCGGTATCCAGATGTCGAAGGCCTACGCCTCCACCCTCGACATCACCTTCGAGGTGCGTGGCGGCTTGTTCGTCCGCCAGATTCACCACTGGGCGGCGCTGCTGTTCGCCGCGGCGATCATGGTGCACCTCGCGCGCATCTTCTTCACCGGCGCCTTCCGTCGCCCCCGCGAGGCCAATTGGGTGATCGGATCACTGCTGTTGATCTTGGCCATGTTCGAAGGGTTCTTCGGCTACTCGTTGCCCGACGACCTGCTCTCGGGCACCGGAATCCGGGCGGCGCTGTCGTCGATCACACTCGGGATTCCGGTGATCGGCACCTGGTTGCACTGGGCGCTGTTCGGCGGCGACTTCCCGGGCGAAGTTCTGATCCCGCGGCTCTACGCCATCCACATCCTGATCTTCCCCGGAATCATGTTGGCGCTCATCGGTCTTCATCTGGCGCTGGTGTGGTTTCAAAAGCACACGCAGTTTCCTGGTCCCGGCCGTACCGAGAAGAACGTGGTCGGGGTGCGGGTCATGCCGGTGTTCGCGGTGAAGTCGGGTGCCTTCTTCGCGATGACGGTCGGCATCCTGGGCTTGATGGGGGGCTTGCTGCAGATCAACCCGATCTGGCAGATCGGCCCATACAAGCCCGCCCAGGTGTCGGCGGGTAGCCAGCCCGACTTCTATCTGATGTGGACCGACGGGCTGATCCGGTTGTGGCCCGCATGGGAAATCTACGTCGGCCACCACACCATTCCGGCGGCGGTCGCGGTCGCCGTCCTGATGGGCGTCATCTTCCTGGTGCTCATCGCCTACCCGTGGATCGAGAAGCGGTTCACCGGCGATGACGCGCACCACAACCTGCTGCAGCGGCCGCGGGACGCACCGGTGCGAACCGGCATCGGCGCCATGGCGATCGCCTTCTACATCGTGCTGACCTACAGCGCGATGAACGACATCATCGCCTACACCTTCCACATATCGTTGAACGCGACGACCTGGATCGGCCGCATCGGAATGGTGGTGCTGCCACCGCTGGTCTTCTTCATCACCTACCGCTGGGCGGTCGCGCTGCAGCGCAGCGACCGGGAGGTGCTCGAGCACGGCGTCGAGACCGGCATCCTCAAGCGGCTGCCGCACGGCGCATACGTCGAGCTGCATCAGCCGCTGGGACCGGTGGGCGCCGACGGACACCCGATCGCGCTGGAATACCAGGGCGCTCCGGTGCCCAAGCGGATGAACAAGCTCGGCTTCGGTGGCGCACCCGGTAGCGGCAGCTTCCTCACCGCCGACCCCGCCGACGAGGACGCCGCGCTCACCGAGGCGGCACACGCCGCCGAGCAACGGGCACGCACCGCGCTGAAGGAACGTCAGGCCCTCGACGGGTCCGTGCACGGCCGGTGA
- a CDS encoding DUF3533 domain-containing protein, with protein sequence MGAVTEDAPPAGFRRIPLEIRKVATVLAIAIVLASSFAAAYTVALGRPSPRNLPVGVVGSTAATAPFVNALHSNKNEFDVHGYPTRDEAVTAINQQRITAAIDATASPPQLLLSSASDPSGSRALIQLDQTQPGQFILPIVDLHPLPPSDPAGLATFYLVIAATILGFITMFQLRANVKTLTLRRWLLCMLVLAVVGGAALAVVTGPVLKALSTPFPQLWLLISLQIAVAAAFNSTMLVLIHRWAIIPTWLVFILLGNTSSGGAVSATLLPQPFAFFNHALPSGATVSAIHAATYFPHNQRPLPYIVLGLWLAVSLTALVVASRTLRRSPAE encoded by the coding sequence GTGGGTGCAGTGACGGAGGACGCTCCCCCGGCTGGGTTCCGGCGCATCCCGCTGGAAATCCGCAAGGTCGCCACGGTCCTTGCCATCGCGATCGTGCTGGCGTCGAGCTTCGCCGCCGCCTACACCGTCGCACTCGGACGGCCCTCCCCGCGCAACCTGCCGGTCGGCGTGGTCGGGTCGACAGCGGCCACCGCACCGTTTGTGAATGCGTTGCACAGCAACAAGAACGAGTTCGACGTTCACGGTTACCCGACGCGGGACGAGGCGGTCACCGCGATCAACCAGCAGCGCATCACGGCCGCGATCGACGCCACCGCAAGTCCGCCGCAGCTGTTGCTGTCCAGTGCCAGCGACCCGTCGGGCAGCCGCGCCCTGATCCAGCTGGACCAGACCCAGCCTGGACAGTTCATCCTGCCCATCGTCGACCTGCATCCACTGCCGCCGTCCGACCCCGCGGGGCTGGCCACGTTCTATCTCGTCATCGCCGCCACGATCCTGGGCTTCATAACGATGTTCCAGCTGCGCGCCAACGTCAAAACACTCACTTTGCGGCGCTGGCTGCTGTGCATGCTGGTGCTCGCGGTCGTCGGCGGAGCGGCGCTGGCGGTGGTGACCGGACCGGTTCTCAAAGCGCTGAGCACCCCGTTCCCCCAGCTCTGGCTGCTGATTTCACTACAGATCGCAGTCGCTGCGGCGTTCAATTCGACGATGCTCGTGCTGATCCACCGGTGGGCCATCATCCCGACCTGGCTCGTGTTCATCCTGCTGGGCAACACCTCGTCCGGCGGGGCGGTGTCGGCGACGCTGCTGCCGCAGCCGTTTGCGTTCTTCAACCACGCGCTGCCCAGCGGCGCGACGGTGTCGGCGATCCACGCGGCGACCTACTTTCCGCACAATCAGCGACCGCTGCCGTACATCGTGCTCGGCCTCTGGCTGGCGGTCAGCCTGACCGCGCTGGTCGTGGCCTCGCGCACGCTGCGCCGCTCACCGGCGGAGTGA
- a CDS encoding MOSC domain-containing protein: protein MITAGRITSIWRYPVKSMQGERVAEAAIGELGLHADRTWAVRDIESDATTSAKRLPGLLWLTAHYATTPAPDAGPGHAPEVLISFPDGAQISSSDPDVHQALSRYLDREVELRPLPPLDRRDQYRGPMATKTDLRTIFGLEDDEPLPDLSMFPVRKLAEISRYATPVGSYVDAYPVHIITEQSLATLGSMAPDSDFDVRRFRPTIVVDSPSTAAHPEWEWCGGRLHSPRAELQPLIPTIRCVMPSHEQPELKRDKDITRTIAAHTRRCLGVYGNVTRAGHLAEGDVLQLNPPNRTALGATAGSGAATVKRAVMRAVSAAMPSGKRG, encoded by the coding sequence ATGATTACCGCCGGCCGTATCACCTCGATCTGGCGTTATCCGGTGAAGTCGATGCAGGGCGAGCGTGTGGCCGAGGCCGCGATCGGTGAGCTCGGTCTGCACGCCGACCGCACCTGGGCCGTGCGCGACATCGAATCGGACGCCACCACCAGCGCCAAACGACTGCCCGGGCTGCTGTGGTTGACGGCGCACTACGCGACGACCCCGGCGCCGGACGCCGGGCCGGGACACGCCCCCGAGGTGCTGATCAGCTTCCCGGACGGCGCCCAAATTTCCAGCTCTGATCCCGATGTGCACCAAGCACTTTCGCGATACCTCGACCGCGAGGTCGAGCTTCGGCCGCTGCCGCCGCTCGACCGCCGAGACCAATACCGCGGACCCATGGCCACAAAGACCGACCTGCGCACGATCTTCGGCCTCGAGGACGACGAGCCGCTACCCGACCTGTCGATGTTCCCGGTACGCAAGCTCGCCGAGATCAGCCGCTACGCCACCCCGGTCGGCAGCTACGTGGATGCCTACCCGGTCCACATCATCACCGAGCAGAGCCTGGCCACCCTCGGGTCAATGGCACCCGATTCCGATTTCGACGTCCGGCGGTTCCGCCCGACGATCGTCGTGGACTCCCCCAGCACGGCGGCGCATCCGGAATGGGAGTGGTGTGGCGGACGGCTTCACAGCCCGCGTGCCGAACTGCAGCCGCTGATCCCCACCATCCGCTGCGTGATGCCTTCGCACGAGCAGCCCGAGCTCAAGCGGGACAAGGACATCACCCGAACCATCGCCGCACATACCCGCCGCTGTTTGGGCGTCTACGGCAACGTCACGCGCGCCGGCCATCTCGCCGAAGGCGATGTGCTGCAGTTGAATCCGCCCAATCGAACGGCGCTGGGCGCGACCGCCGGCTCCGGTGCGGCGACAGTGAAGCGAGCCGTCATGCGCGCGGTGTCCGCGGCCATGCCGAGCGGGAAAAGGGGTTGA
- a CDS encoding enolase C-terminal domain-like protein yields MKALIDFDGAPVFAIPARDGYHGFGGCEGMLVEGPQGWGEFCPPRGSSDLVAARWLTSAIEGGTVGWPDPIRGRVAVAVAVPAVSAEQAGAIAADSGCRSADVVVTGQPDDAERLEAVRAALGSDGAVRCVAVEAWDVETAAAMVPRLDTAAGGLEFVQQPCATAGELAMLRRQVDVPIAVDVSDLSSDGLTLSEVADVVVLDVAALGGVRRALRFAEKCDLPLVVSAVGQTSMGLASGLALAGALPELPFASGLRTAAALAGDLVPAARVLISDDGFLPVAPSAPAPDLRRVAEFAVDDADRIAWWRERLRIARELL; encoded by the coding sequence ATGAAGGCACTGATCGACTTCGACGGCGCACCGGTTTTCGCCATCCCGGCCCGCGACGGCTATCACGGCTTCGGCGGCTGCGAGGGGATGCTCGTCGAGGGTCCGCAAGGGTGGGGTGAGTTCTGCCCGCCCCGCGGGAGCAGCGATCTGGTGGCTGCCCGCTGGCTGACCTCGGCCATCGAGGGCGGCACAGTCGGTTGGCCGGACCCCATCCGTGGCCGGGTGGCGGTGGCGGTGGCGGTACCCGCAGTGAGCGCCGAGCAGGCGGGAGCCATCGCCGCCGACAGTGGCTGCCGTTCGGCTGACGTGGTGGTCACCGGTCAGCCCGACGACGCCGAGCGGCTCGAGGCGGTACGCGCGGCCCTCGGATCGGACGGGGCGGTCCGATGCGTGGCCGTCGAAGCGTGGGACGTCGAGACCGCCGCTGCGATGGTCCCGCGGCTGGACACCGCGGCCGGTGGTCTGGAGTTCGTCCAGCAGCCATGCGCGACGGCAGGTGAGCTGGCCATGTTGCGCCGCCAGGTCGACGTGCCGATTGCGGTCGACGTGTCCGACCTCAGCAGTGACGGGCTGACCCTGTCGGAGGTCGCCGATGTCGTGGTGCTGGACGTGGCCGCCCTCGGCGGCGTACGCCGGGCACTGCGGTTCGCCGAGAAGTGTGACCTCCCGTTGGTGGTGTCGGCAGTCGGCCAGACCAGCATGGGGTTGGCCAGCGGTCTCGCGTTGGCCGGCGCGCTGCCCGAGCTTCCATTCGCCAGCGGGCTGCGGACTGCTGCGGCGCTGGCCGGAGACCTCGTGCCCGCGGCGCGCGTGTTGATCTCCGACGACGGTTTCCTGCCGGTGGCACCCTCGGCCCCGGCGCCCGATTTGCGTCGGGTCGCCGAATTCGCCGTCGACGACGCCGACCGCATCGCATGGTGGCGCGAGCGGCTGCGCATCGCCCGCGAACTTCTGTGA
- a CDS encoding mycobacterial-type methylenetetrahydrofolate reductase has translation MPLNTVALELVPPNTDRSPGEMLEEARKVVQLSAETGLRIGHVMIPGMIEEDSGRPIEMKPKLDVLDYWLRISPELPGVRGLCTQVTAFMDEPTLLARLTALLDAGMEGVAFVGVPRTMNDGEGAGVAPTDALTIFSDLVPNRGAILIPTRAEEAGRFGFKCGRGATYGMTQLLYSDAIVGFLTEFAATTEYRPEILLSFGFVPKVESRVGLINWLIQDPGNAAVEAEQDFVRSLAESDPAVKRQLLVDLYKRVIDGVADLGFPLSIHFEATYGMSRPAFDTFAEMLAYWSPAASAS, from the coding sequence GTGCCCCTCAACACCGTCGCGCTCGAACTCGTGCCGCCCAACACCGACCGCAGCCCGGGCGAGATGCTGGAGGAAGCGCGCAAGGTCGTGCAGCTGTCGGCCGAGACCGGCCTTCGGATCGGGCACGTGATGATCCCCGGCATGATCGAAGAAGACAGTGGCCGTCCGATCGAGATGAAGCCCAAGCTGGACGTGCTCGACTACTGGTTGCGCATCTCTCCAGAGCTCCCCGGGGTTCGCGGCCTGTGCACCCAGGTGACGGCCTTCATGGACGAGCCGACACTGCTCGCTCGACTGACCGCTCTGCTCGATGCGGGCATGGAAGGTGTTGCGTTCGTGGGTGTTCCGCGGACCATGAACGACGGCGAGGGTGCCGGCGTGGCACCGACCGACGCGTTGACGATCTTCTCCGACCTCGTCCCGAATCGAGGCGCGATCCTCATTCCGACCCGAGCCGAGGAAGCCGGCCGGTTCGGATTCAAATGCGGCCGGGGCGCCACGTACGGGATGACGCAGCTGCTCTACTCCGACGCGATCGTGGGCTTCTTGACCGAGTTCGCCGCGACCACCGAGTACCGCCCGGAGATCCTGCTGTCGTTCGGGTTCGTGCCGAAGGTCGAGTCCCGGGTCGGCCTGATCAACTGGCTGATCCAGGACCCCGGCAATGCGGCCGTCGAGGCCGAGCAGGACTTCGTGCGCTCACTCGCCGAGAGCGACCCGGCAGTCAAGCGGCAGCTGCTGGTCGACCTCTACAAGCGTGTCATCGACGGCGTCGCCGACCTCGGGTTCCCCCTGAGCATCCACTTCGAAGCCACCTACGGCATGTCCCGCCCGGCCTTCGACACCTTCGCGGAGATGCTGGCCTACTGGTCGCCGGCCGCGTCCGCCTCCTGA
- a CDS encoding Fur family transcriptional regulator, translating into MTSVSDLSDQLRAAQLRVTRPRIAVLDAVHSHPHADTDTIFGAVRTGLPDVSRQAVYDVLHALTAAGLVRRIQPSGSVARYEARVGDNHHHVVCRSCGVIGDVDCAVGDAPCLTPSDHNGFVLDEAEVIYWGLCPDCSPKEPS; encoded by the coding sequence GTGACCTCCGTCTCGGACCTCTCCGACCAGCTGCGGGCAGCGCAGCTGAGGGTCACCCGCCCCCGTATCGCGGTCCTGGACGCGGTGCACTCACACCCGCACGCCGATACCGACACCATCTTCGGAGCCGTCCGGACCGGCCTGCCGGACGTGTCGCGGCAGGCGGTGTACGACGTCTTGCACGCGCTGACCGCGGCCGGTCTGGTGCGGCGCATCCAGCCGTCCGGCTCGGTGGCCCGCTACGAGGCACGCGTCGGCGACAACCACCACCACGTGGTGTGCCGCTCGTGCGGTGTCATCGGCGACGTCGACTGCGCCGTCGGCGACGCACCGTGTTTGACGCCGTCTGATCACAACGGTTTCGTGCTCGACGAAGCCGAGGTCATCTACTGGGGCCTGTGTCCGGATTGCTCACCCAAAGAACCCTCCTGA
- the katG gene encoding catalase/peroxidase HPI, producing the protein MSSDTSESHPPAPNQGASTSESENPAIKSPEPKARGPRTNQDWWPNQVDVTKLHPHSPYSNPLGDDFDYATEFAKLDTAALKADLLSVITTSQDWWPADYGSYAGLFIRMSWHAAGTYRIFDGRGGGGQGMQRFAPLNSWPDNANLDKARRLLWPVKKKYGNKISWADLLVFAGNVALESAGFQTFGFGFGRPDVWEPEETLFGEEDEWLGTDKRYSGERELAEPYGATTMGLIYVNPEGPEGNPDPLKAAIDIKETFGRMAMNVEETAALIVGGHTLGKTHGAGDGDLVGPEPEGAPIEQQGLGWKCPFGTGNAGDTITSGLEVVWTPTPTKWSNSFLEILYGYEWELTKSPAGAWQFQAKDAEAIIPDPFGGPNRKPTMLVTDVSMRVDPEFGAITRRWLDHPEELNEAFAKAWYKLLHRDLGPITRYLGPWVAEPQLWQDPVPPVQGELIDDYDAATLKARILDSGLTVQQLVKTAWASASSYRNTDKRGGANGARLRLEPQRNWEANEPAELAKVLPVLEKIQQEFNAAGGKTVSLADVIVLGGNAAIEKAAKEAGYAIDVHFAPGRTDATQEQTDVESFAVLEPRADGFRNYVRPGEKAALEELLIEKAYLVGVTAPEMTVLLGGLRVLGANHGGTKHGVFTDRVGVLSNDFFTNLLDMGTEWKPSENTENVYEGTDRTTGALKWTATANDLVFGSNSILRALVEVYAQDDNAGKFVEDFVAAWVKVMNADRFDLS; encoded by the coding sequence GTGTCCTCTGATACGTCCGAAAGCCACCCGCCGGCCCCGAACCAGGGCGCTTCGACCAGCGAGAGCGAGAACCCGGCGATCAAATCCCCGGAGCCGAAAGCGCGCGGACCGCGGACCAACCAGGACTGGTGGCCGAATCAGGTCGACGTCACCAAGCTGCATCCGCATTCGCCGTACTCCAACCCGCTCGGCGATGACTTCGACTACGCCACCGAGTTCGCCAAGCTCGACACTGCCGCACTGAAGGCCGACCTGCTCTCGGTCATCACCACCTCGCAGGACTGGTGGCCCGCCGACTACGGCAGCTACGCCGGCCTGTTCATCCGGATGAGCTGGCACGCCGCCGGCACCTACCGCATCTTCGACGGCCGCGGCGGCGGCGGACAGGGCATGCAGCGCTTCGCCCCGCTCAACAGCTGGCCGGACAACGCCAACCTGGACAAGGCCCGCCGGCTGCTGTGGCCGGTGAAGAAGAAGTACGGCAACAAGATCTCCTGGGCCGACCTGCTGGTGTTCGCCGGGAACGTCGCGCTGGAGTCGGCCGGCTTCCAGACCTTCGGCTTCGGCTTCGGCCGCCCCGACGTGTGGGAGCCCGAAGAGACCCTGTTCGGCGAGGAAGACGAATGGTTGGGCACCGACAAGCGCTACTCCGGTGAGCGCGAGCTCGCCGAGCCGTACGGTGCCACCACCATGGGTCTGATCTACGTCAATCCCGAAGGACCGGAAGGCAATCCGGACCCGCTGAAGGCCGCGATCGACATCAAGGAAACCTTCGGCCGGATGGCGATGAACGTCGAGGAGACCGCGGCGCTGATCGTCGGCGGCCACACGCTGGGCAAGACCCACGGCGCCGGTGACGGCGACCTGGTCGGGCCCGAGCCCGAGGGTGCCCCGATCGAGCAGCAGGGCCTGGGCTGGAAGTGCCCGTTCGGCACCGGTAACGCCGGCGACACCATCACCAGCGGCCTCGAAGTGGTGTGGACCCCCACCCCGACAAAGTGGAGCAACTCCTTCCTGGAGATCCTCTACGGCTACGAGTGGGAGCTCACCAAGAGCCCGGCCGGTGCGTGGCAGTTCCAGGCCAAGGACGCCGAGGCGATCATCCCGGATCCGTTCGGCGGACCGAATCGCAAGCCCACCATGCTGGTCACCGACGTCTCGATGCGGGTCGATCCGGAGTTCGGTGCGATCACCCGGCGTTGGCTCGACCACCCCGAGGAGCTCAACGAGGCGTTCGCGAAGGCCTGGTACAAGCTGCTGCACCGCGACCTGGGCCCGATCACCCGCTACCTGGGCCCCTGGGTTGCCGAGCCGCAGCTGTGGCAGGACCCCGTTCCCCCGGTTCAGGGTGAGCTCATCGACGACTACGATGCCGCGACCCTGAAGGCCAGGATCCTGGACTCCGGCCTGACGGTTCAGCAGCTGGTCAAGACGGCATGGGCGTCGGCGTCGAGCTACCGCAACACCGACAAGCGCGGCGGTGCCAACGGCGCCCGGCTGCGGCTGGAGCCGCAGCGCAACTGGGAGGCCAACGAGCCCGCCGAGCTGGCCAAGGTGCTTCCGGTGCTGGAGAAGATCCAGCAGGAGTTCAACGCCGCGGGTGGCAAGACGGTGTCGCTGGCCGACGTGATCGTGCTCGGCGGCAATGCCGCGATCGAGAAGGCGGCCAAGGAGGCCGGTTACGCGATCGACGTGCACTTCGCCCCCGGCCGCACCGACGCCACCCAGGAGCAGACCGACGTGGAGTCGTTCGCGGTTCTCGAACCGCGGGCCGACGGGTTCCGCAACTATGTGCGGCCCGGCGAGAAGGCTGCGTTGGAGGAGCTGCTGATCGAGAAGGCCTACCTGGTGGGTGTCACCGCTCCGGAGATGACCGTGCTGTTGGGCGGTCTACGGGTGCTCGGCGCCAACCACGGCGGCACCAAGCACGGCGTGTTCACCGACCGGGTCGGTGTGCTCTCGAACGACTTCTTCACCAACCTGCTCGACATGGGCACGGAGTGGAAGCCGTCGGAGAACACCGAGAACGTCTACGAGGGGACCGACCGGACCACCGGTGCGCTCAAGTGGACGGCAACCGCCAACGACCTGGTGTTCGGCTCGAACTCGATCCTGCGCGCGCTGGTCGAGGTCTACGCCCAGGACGACAACGCGGGCAAGTTCGTCGAGGACTTCGTCGCGGCGTGGGTCAAGGTCATGAACGCTGACCGGTTCGACCTGTCCTGA
- a CDS encoding cytochrome c biogenesis CcdA family protein encodes MVAALNPCGFAMLPAYLTLVVRGEDAGPGRTAAVGRALGATGAMALGFLAVFGGFGLLTVPVASAVQRYLPYATVVIGIALVALGIWFLSGRELAPGPIGPNWRWAPTARLGSMFGYGVGYAVASLSCTIGPFLAVTGSTLRTGSAVHAVLVYAAYAAGLALVVGVLAVGIALTRTALVDRLRRLLPYVNRISGVVLIAVGLYVGYYGLYEIRLFSAQQNPADPVIAAAGRLQGALAGWVYRTSAWTWFAVLAILLAAAVLVRLRRGRQRRH; translated from the coding sequence ATGGTGGCTGCGCTCAACCCGTGTGGGTTCGCGATGTTGCCGGCCTATCTGACGCTCGTGGTGCGCGGTGAGGATGCCGGTCCGGGCCGGACCGCTGCGGTCGGGCGCGCGCTCGGGGCCACCGGTGCAATGGCACTGGGCTTCCTGGCGGTGTTCGGAGGTTTCGGCCTGCTGACGGTGCCGGTCGCCTCCGCCGTCCAGCGCTACCTGCCCTATGCGACGGTCGTCATCGGCATAGCTCTTGTCGCCCTTGGCATTTGGTTTCTCTCCGGTCGGGAGTTGGCCCCGGGCCCGATCGGCCCCAACTGGCGCTGGGCGCCGACGGCGCGACTGGGATCGATGTTCGGCTACGGGGTGGGCTATGCCGTCGCGTCGCTGTCGTGCACGATCGGCCCGTTCCTCGCAGTCACCGGCAGCACCCTGCGTACCGGCTCTGCTGTTCACGCGGTGTTGGTCTACGCCGCCTACGCGGCCGGCCTCGCGCTGGTGGTCGGCGTGCTGGCAGTCGGGATCGCCTTGACCAGAACAGCTTTGGTGGATCGGCTGCGCCGGCTGCTGCCCTACGTCAACCGGATCAGCGGCGTTGTGCTGATCGCGGTGGGGCTCTACGTCGGCTATTACGGCCTTTACGAGATCAGGTTGTTCAGCGCGCAGCAGAACCCCGCCGATCCAGTGATAGCCGCCGCCGGGCGGCTGCAGGGAGCGCTGGCCGGCTGGGTCTACCGCACCAGCGCGTGGACGTGGTTCGCGGTGCTGGCCATTCTGCTTGCGGCGGCAGTTCTGGTCCGGCTGCGACGCGGCCGCCAGCGCAGGCACTGA
- a CDS encoding protein disulfide oxidoreductase, with the protein MKLMLRALAVVLSALTIGVASAGSAVADDQLAFSGTTLSGASFNGASLQGKPAVLWFWTPWCPFCNQEAPNVSQVAAANPKVTFVGVAARSDVGQMQAFVSKYNLNFTNLNDADGSIWARFNVPWQPAYVFLRPDGSSTFVNNPTSAMSEQELSDRVRALAS; encoded by the coding sequence ATGAAACTCATGCTTCGAGCGCTGGCCGTGGTGCTGTCCGCACTGACCATCGGCGTTGCGTCAGCCGGCTCGGCTGTCGCCGACGATCAGCTGGCGTTCAGCGGCACCACGCTGAGCGGAGCGTCGTTCAACGGCGCGAGCCTGCAGGGCAAGCCGGCGGTCCTGTGGTTCTGGACCCCGTGGTGCCCGTTCTGCAATCAGGAAGCACCCAACGTCAGCCAGGTGGCCGCGGCCAATCCGAAGGTCACGTTCGTGGGTGTCGCCGCGCGCTCCGATGTCGGACAGATGCAGGCCTTCGTGTCGAAATACAACCTGAACTTCACCAACCTCAACGACGCGGACGGGTCCATCTGGGCGCGATTCAACGTGCCATGGCAACCCGCGTACGTTTTCCTGCGTCCCGACGGCTCGTCGACGTTCGTCAACAACCCGACCTCGGCGATGTCGGAGCAGGAGCTCAGCGACCGGGTGCGCGCGCTCGCGTCCTGA
- a CDS encoding TetR/AcrR family transcriptional regulator, whose protein sequence is MTTPDRAVAVPEPVRGRPRDPRTDSAILAATRRLLTDVGYDQVSMESIARAAGVSRPTLYRRWPSKAHVVFEAAFGTDGATSGLPRSGDFEADLREFARGAVAFWREPVVEAATMGILAERRRDAELHIRTQQLLDDRIRAELADLVRAGAAQGVVRADIDTDTLFNVLVGTTFYGALVDGRDDTDLLVDKLCSLVMQGAQPREKE, encoded by the coding sequence GTGACAACGCCCGATCGCGCGGTGGCGGTGCCCGAGCCGGTGCGAGGCCGGCCGCGAGACCCGCGCACCGACTCCGCGATCCTGGCGGCCACCCGCCGGCTGCTCACCGATGTCGGCTACGACCAGGTGTCCATGGAGTCGATCGCCCGCGCGGCCGGCGTCAGCCGCCCGACCCTCTATCGGCGCTGGCCGTCCAAGGCTCATGTGGTGTTCGAGGCGGCATTCGGAACCGACGGCGCCACAAGCGGATTGCCGCGGTCCGGTGACTTCGAAGCCGATCTGCGCGAGTTCGCCCGTGGGGCCGTCGCATTCTGGCGCGAGCCGGTCGTCGAAGCCGCCACGATGGGCATTCTCGCCGAACGACGCCGCGACGCCGAATTGCACATCCGCACACAGCAATTGCTCGACGACAGGATCCGCGCCGAGCTCGCCGACCTCGTCCGCGCCGGTGCCGCACAAGGGGTGGTGCGCGCCGACATCGACACCGACACGCTGTTCAACGTGCTGGTCGGCACCACCTTCTACGGCGCGCTCGTCGACGGGCGCGACGACACCGATCTTCTGGTCGACAAGCTCTGTTCCCTGGTCATGCAAGGCGCGCAGCCACGAGAGAAGGAATGA